The DNA segment TTTTTTAAGAGCTTCTGCAAAACATTCGGATCAATATTTACGTAACTGCCATAGTCCGAAGGACGAAGGTTATCTAAAATCATCTGCTCAATCCTCGGTTCAAGCGTGAGTACCGGCAATTTTTTTTGAGGATTCAGGAAGGGCTGTACAATCTGGCGGGCCAAGCCTTGCCGGACATGTTCGGTAAGCCTGTCGATATCTTTTGTCAAAGGAGCACTATCCGCGAGCGTTTCCAGGATCGTCACCAGATCTCTGACCGATACCCTTTCCCGCAGCAAATTGCTGAGCACCTTCTGAACCTGCCCCAGGCTGAGCAGGTCAGGAATAAGCTCTTCAACGACTGCCGGTGACTGTTCCTTGGCATGGTCCATTAACTTCTTCACATCCTGCCGGCTGATAATCTCATGGGCATGCGTTTTAAGAATTTCCGTCAGATGGGTCGCGAGTACTGTCGGTGCATCGACGACGGTATATCCGGAAAGTTCTGCCTGCTCTCTGACCGACGCACTAATCCATTTGGCATCAAGGCCAAAGGCCGGTTCTTTGGTCGGAACGCCCTGGATGGAATCATCCTCGATCCCCCCGCTGAAAGCCAGATAATGATCGGTCATCAGTTCCCCGGAAGCAACCTCAGCGCCTTTGAGTTTGATCGTATACTGATTCGGCTGCAGGTTCATATTATCCCTGACCCTGATCACCGGAACAATAAATCCAAGTTCCCCAGCCAGCTGCTTGCGGATCAGAATAATCCTGTCCAAAAGATCCCCTCCCTGACCGGCGTCAACCAGCGAAATCAGCGCATAGCCGATCTCCAGCTCCATATGATCCATTCCAAGCATATTCATCACATTTTCAGGCTTTTTGGTTTCATCCATATCGTTTTTAACCGCCGCCGCCGATTCTATCTTGGCTGCCTGAGCAGTGCTGCGCTGAAGATAGTAACCCATGCCGGCAGTAGCTGCGGCAAACATCAGCATAGGTACACGAGGCATACCAAAAATAGCAAGGGCTATCAATACCCCGGAAGTAATATAGAGCGCCTTTGGCGTCCTGAAGAGCTGTTTGGCCAGATCCTGGCCAAGATTACTGTCCGATGCGGCTCTTGTCACGACGAGACCTGTGGCTGTGGAAATAAGCAGCGCCGGGATCTGGGTTACCAGACCGTCTCCGATCGTCAGCAGCGTATAGGTGTATAGCGCGTCGGTTACCGCCATGCCCTTGGTTACCATCCCGATAATGAAGCCACCGATAATGTTAATCAGCAGGATAATAATTGCCGCAATGGCATCCCCTTTGACAAACTTGCTGGCCCCGTCCATCGCGCCGTAAAAATCCGCTTCCTGCTGGATATTGTGTCTTCGGGTCCTGGCTTCCTGATCCGTGATGATGCCGGCGTTCAGGTCGGCATCGATGCTCATCTGTTTCCCAGGCATTGCATCCAGGGTAAAGCGAGCCCCGACTTCAGATACGCGTTCCGCGCCTTTGGTGATGACCAGAAACTGTACCACGACCAGGATACAGAACACAATAAAGCCAACAATCGGATTTCCCTGGATGACAAACTCTCCAAACTGCTGAATGACCTGCCCCGCCTCAGCCTCAAGCAAAATCAGTTTCGTCGTGGAAAGGTTCAGGGCCAGTCGAAACAGTGTCATGGTCAGCAGCAAAGAAGGCAGTACGGAAAACTCCAATGGATCCTTTGTAAAGACAGTCAGCAGAAGAATCAGAACTGATCCTGTAATGTTTAAGGTAATAAGAAAATCAAGCCAGCCTGCGGGTACGCCAAGGACCATGACGACAATAATGCCGACGATGCCGATGGCTGCGATAATATCCGTATTTCTTGCTAATCCGCCCGCACGAGTTGTCGTGGCCATTTTGTCGTATCCTCCTTTACTTGATTCTGTGTTTTCGATAATGATCCTTGAATATATCTATTATACTATTGGCTAAAGAAAAATCGCTTTTCGGGTAGGTCTCCGTAATATATAGCCGCTTTCGGCCATTGCGTCCTCCTTGACGCAAAAGGCCGCGCTACGCACTCCATGCTCCGCTGACGCTGGCTATATATTACGGAGACTTATCTCTGAAGCTATCTTTGTTTTGGGTATTTCTTCAAGAAGTTTACTGTTTGCATGTTCTCATAGCTTGGAATGGATCTGCAAGTATAATACTCTTCAAATGACTACTAAGCTGATTAGAAAGCATAAACAATCTTCAGGATAAGACTTACATAAGCAATCATAAGATCAGTCTGCGTGCCACAGTTCCGCGGCGAGCGGAGCCTGGATGGCGCAGCGCGGCCTTTTGTGCCATGGATGGCACAACGGCCGAAAGCGGAATTGTGGCACGCAGACTTGCCCTAGCAAAACGGTTTTGTAATAAAGGTTAAGTTAATCAAGCAATCATATCATGCAGTACTCGCTCCCGCTAAGCGGAATAGGATCGTCTCTTCTTGTTGAGACGGAAGACAAACGCGAGGACTTCGGCGACCGCCTTGTATAGCTCCCCCGGCACAACCTGTCCCAGTTCAACTTGGGAATAAAGCGATCTGGCCAAAGGCTTGTTTTCCATAATCACAATCTTGTTTTCCTTGGCAACCTCCCTGATTCTTAAAGCAATCTCGTTCTGACCTTTCGCAACCACATAAGGCGCAGGATATTTGGCTGTATCATATTTTAAGGCGACTGCATAATGCGTCGGGTTTGTAATGACGACATCTGCCTGCTTCAGGTCCTCCATCATTCTGCGCATAGCCATCATGCGCTGGCGTTTCTTAATCTGGCTCTTAATGAGCGGATCTCCCTCAGTCTGTTTATATTCTTCTTTGATTTCTTCCTGGGACATTCTGAGGTTTTTCTCATAGTCCCACCATTGATAAAGGAAATCGGCAAATGCAATAACCAGAAAGGCCAGCGCTATTTTCCAGGCCATTTCAAACAACAACCCGCTTAGGAAAATGAGGGACTGACCAACTTCTGCTCCTTGCAGTGCCGAAAATACATCGATGTTCTTTCGAATGACATCGATAAGAAAATAACCAATCACCAGCACTTTGAACAAGGACTTAACCAAATTGACCAGGGCCTTTAGACCAAACATTCTTTTGACCCCTTCAACAGGACTCATTCTTGAGAATTTCGGGATCATAGGCTCGGTAATGAACACCGGCCCCGTTTGCAGAAAATTTACGGCAAAGGCGATCACCAGCGCGGCAGCAAATACCGGAGCCAGGATCAGCAGGCACTGCCAGGAAACATCGATGACAACCTTCCAGAGGGACTGAATATTCCAGTCCACGGAGAGACTTGCTGTATACGTAAAAATGTTAGCTAACCTTTGAAACACATATGGCAGCCATATTTTCAGCAAACCGATAATTGCCAGAAGCATTACTGCCGAAGTCAGTTCCTGACTTTTAAGTATCTGGCCTTTTTTACGAGCGTCCTGCTTTTTCTTGGGAGTCGCCGGGAACCTTTTCTCAGCTATACACTCCACCCCCTGAACAGTTCAAAAATCCACTGCATCGTAATATCGAAAACTCTGGATACCGTATCTCCAAAGAAAGCAATCATCAAATACAGCATGGCCAAGCCAAAAATGATCTTTACCGGGAATATCACGGAAAACATATTCAGCTGCGGTACGATCTTCGCTAAAAGGCCGACACCGACATCCGCCAGTAATATGGCGCCAAAGACCGGCATTGCAATCTGCAGCGATAAACTTAAGACCTTCCCGGTAATTTCAATAAAAAATTCTGCGCCATAGTTCACCCCGGCAGGATTGATCGGCAGAAACTCATAACTTTTGGTCACCGCAGCGATGATATAGTAATGGGAGTTTGTGGCCAGAAGCAGCATCGTTGCAATCATAGCCAGGAAACTTCCCGTCATCGGACTTTGCATACCGTTGATCGGATCGACAACATTCCCAGTCATAAACCCGAGTTGAAAATCAATCAGCTGCCCAGCTCCCTGCATGACCATGGAAAGCAAGTTGATAATGAATCCTATCGTAAGGCCCAGAAGCGTCTCCTTCACCAGTATCCCAATCAAAGGGAGCAATTCATTCGGTATGACAGGGTTTTGGGCTTGAATCAGTGGGTATACTACAACGGACAGTCCTGCGGCGAGACCAAGTCTTATCATCGCCGGAACGCCTTTTGCGCCGAACACCGGAGCAAGCATGACCATTCCTGCCCAGCGGGAAAAGATAAGCATGAATAAAGTAAGATTCCACTGTAAGTAATCAGACAGGTTCAAATTGCTTCCTCCATTGGGCTGCTTTTAATACCGGGCATATGTGGCAATCTCAGTAAAGAGCGTTGCCGTGTAAGTGGTCATGACATTTAGCATCCAGGGGCCCAAGATAAGCAGAATCACGGCAACTCCCAATAATTTTGGAATAAAGGAAAGCGTTTGCTCCTGTATTTGCGTCATGGCCTGAAAAATACTCACAATAAGACCGATAAGCAGGCTTACCGCCAGGACCGGTCCGCCAACAATGACTGCTATCGCTATTGCTTCTTTGGCCATAGCAAGAATTTGATTTTCAGACATTCCGTTCACCTCTGGCAAATTTCTTGGAAATCCATTTAACTGAAACTTGAAACCAGAGACTTCACCACCAATGACCATCCGTCAACCAGAACAAACAGTAATATCTTGAACGGCAGGGAAATCATCATCGGAGGCAGCATCATCATCCCCATCGACATCAGCGTACTCGATACAACCATATCGATAATAATAAAAGGAATAAAAATCGCAAAACCCATCTGGAAAGCCGTCTTTAATTCACTAATGACAAAAGCCGGGATTAAAACATACGTCGGGATATCCCCATACGTTTTGGGCTGCTCAATTTTTGCCATATTCACAAACAACGCCAGATCTTTTTCCCTGGTTTGTTTAAACATAAACGTTCGCAACGGCTGTTGGGCTTTGTCCAGGGCTTCCTCCTTCGTTATCTGGCTTTGCAGGTAAGGCTGAAGCGCATTGGTATTGATTTCATTGAACGTTGGCATCATGACAAAAAAAGTAAGAAATAAGGAAAGTCCGATAATGACTTGGGTAGGGGGCAGCGTTTGTGTTCCCAGCGCATTACGGACAAAAGATAAAACGACAACAATCCGGGTGAAAGAAGTCATTAATACCAGAATAGCCGGTGCAAAGGAAAGGACAGTAACAAGTAAAAGGATCTGAACCGCTGAGCCAGTCTGCCCTACATCAAGTGTTATGTTCATTTTTTCTCCTCCTTGAGATAGTACTCAAGTTCAGCAGAGAACGATTCATTCTTTTGCTTCCTTCTTAACCTCTTCCAGATGCCGGACATCCATCTGTCCATCTTTTCCTGCGGTTGTCGGGCAATTTCTTCAAGAATTTCAGCAGCAACATCAAGATCGTCAATCTCGGCCACCTTTGTGATATGATGATCCGTCCCGCCAAGCACCTGAATCTTACCGGCAATTTCGACCAAATACAGGGTCTGTTGGCCGTTTAAGATCTGCCGGTCAAGGACTCTTACCCACGGAGATTGAATATTGCGCACCGAAAAGCGGTTCAGACGTTTCATCAGCCATAAGGCTACGGCGAGAATAATCAGAAAGACGACAATCATCCCGATCAGACCGGCCCAGGAAAAAGGTCCCGTTGCGGTTGTCGCTGATGCCGCAGCTTCTGAAGCACCCGGATAAGGCTGATTTTCATATCCGTTCATGGCTATTTCAGCGCCTTGGCGATCGCTTCAAGTACTCTTTCCGCTTGGAAGGGTTTGACAATAAAATCTTTTGCTCCGGACTGGATAGCTTCAATAACCATGGCCTGCTGACCCATTGCACTACACATGATGACTTTGGCCTGCGGATCCTTGGTTCTGATCTCTTTCACAGCCTGAAGCCCATCCATTTCGGGCATTGTAATGTCCATAACTGTGATATCCGGTTTCAATTCCATGTATTTGTCGACACCAACCATCCCGTTTTCTGCCTCACCGACAACCTGATAGCCATTATTGGCCAGGATATCTTTGAGCATCATTCTCATAAATGCAGCGTCATCAACAAGCAAAACTGTTTTACCCACTACTCTTCCTCCTTGATCTAGTTTAATGTGTCGATTCTTTCATTTGGATTCACAATTTCTGTGATACGGATTCCAAAGGTCTCGTTGATTACGACAACCTCGCACTTGGCGATAAGTTTGCCGTTAACAATCATATCGACCGGCTCGCCTGCCAGGCGGTCAAGTTCAACGACGGATCCGGGACCCAAATCCAGGATTTCCTTGATCGTTTTTATTGCTTTACCGAGCTCAACATTGACCTGGAGCGGAACATCATAAATCAGTCCCAGATTACTTGGCAGACCTGCGAGCCCCCCCGAAGAAAGCGGTGCAAACTGCGCCGGCTGCACAAAGGTCGGTTGAACCCTCTGGGAAGGGAAATCCACAGGCGGCTGCCATATTGTCTCCATCGGCGAAGGTGGCGGAGCCTGCGACTTCGGTATCTGCGGCTCAGGCTGTACAGACATGGCTGGTGCAGTGTATTGGGGCTCCGGCACTGTCTCCTGTACCGGCGAGGTATACATCTGTCCCAGAAGCCTGTCGGCCATGCCTTTGGCAACTTCAAACGGGAGCACCTGAATCAGAACGCTGTCAATGATTCCTTCTATGATCATTCTAAAAGAAACTCTGATCAATGGTTCATCGGCATTCAGATTCTTGCTTAACTCATAAACCTCATTCTCCTCCTCCGCTACGATGACGCGGGGAGGCGTGATGTCCACAACCGAATTGAACATCGTAGACATGGATGTGGCTGCCGATCCCATCATTTGATTCATGGCCTCTGAGATACCGCTTAACTGGATATCGGATAGTTCATTTGTCGGACTCTTGCCCGTCCCCCCCATCATCAGATCCACAATAATGGAACCGTCTTCGCGGGAAAGAACCAGCATATTGGATCCCTCAATCCCTTTTTTATATTTGACATCAATGAGAACATGCGGCACAGGATAATCTTCAAATATTTTCTGCGCTGTGGTCAGCTCAACTTTTGGAGCAGTTATCTCTACGCGCTTTCCGACAAGTTGAGATAAAGTTGTTGCCGCTGTCCCCATCGATATATTCGCAATTTCCCCCATGGCGTCTTTTTCCATATCGGTAAGCTGAATAGTCTGGCTGCTACCTGAAACAGGCTCGTCGGCCTCCTGGGAATTGATATCCATCGAGCCGGACAGCAAGGCATCTATCTCCTCCTGCGAAAGCATTCCGTTACCCATCCTCATTCCCCCCTTTTTTAATGACATCAGTAATCTGCACTGCCATTCTGTTTCCGAATAAACCAGGCATCCCTCTGAATTTGATGTATTCTCCGACGTAGACAGCGAGAGGATCCTTGATGCCCTGATTCAGAGGGATCACGTCCCCCCGTTCCAGGTTGATCAGATCCTGTATGGTAATCTGGGCTTTGCCGATAATGGCTTTCATCGGTACTCTGGCCCATTCAATCTTTTGCCGGATCAACTCTCTTTCCTCAGGGGATATGACCTTCCCTCCCGAAGAAAACAGCAGCAGATTATTTAATTTTTCTAAAATTGGTTTCATAACAATATAAGGAAGACAAACATTGATCATCCCAGACTGCTCTTCAATCTTCACCTCCATGGTCACAACAACCACCATTTCGTTTGAAGCAACAATCTGGGTAAACTGGGAATTTGTCTCCACATTAATTAGCTGAGGATTACCTTCAAAAATTTCAGCCCAGGCTTCCCCCATTAACTGAACAATCTTACTGAGCCGGCTGACAATAATCTTACGTTCGATTTCCGTCAAATCACGGTTTTTGGCCGGTTCCATCCCATGTCCGCCGAGCAGTCTGTCCACCAGAATGAAGGCCAGTGAAGGACTGAGCTCGAGCAGACCGTTTCCTTCCAGCGGCGGCATGCTGAAAATTCCAAGGATTGTCGGATAGGGCAGAGAACGGATAAATTCATCATAAGTTACCTGCTCGGTAGACAGCACTTTGGCATCTACGGCAGTGTGCATGTTCCCAGCCAGAAAAGTCGCCAGTGAGCGGCAAAAATTTTCATGGATATTCAGCAAGGAGTTCAACTGTCCTTTGGAAAACTTGTTGGGCCTTTTAAAATCATAAACTTTAATTTTATGAGGGCTGGACATTTTTATGGTTTCTTCATCAACTGAGCCGTCTGATAATGCATTTAGCAAAGCATCGATTTCCGCCTGGGATAATACTTCACCCATCCAATCCCTCCTCCTTTTAAACCATTTGAGATTTGTTAATCATAAATGAAATTTTTGAACAATACTTCTTTGACCTGGTCACCGCAGACATTATTCAGCTCGGTCAGCAGCTCCTCTTTGAGTTTTTCACGTCCTTCATTTGTCCGAATATCGTCAATTCCTTTCGAACCAATCACGGAAATGATACGGTCTCTCAAGAATATCTCTTTTGCAGTAATCTTCTCTTGAGATTTCTTGTTCACGCCTTCCAGCACAATATTCGTCTTTACCATTCCACCTCCGTCGAGGTTGATCATGAATTCGTCTTTCATTTCAATCAGCGGTCCGACTTCCTCCGTAACTTTTTCGACCTGTGCGGTGCCAGAACTGGAACCCGGGAAGATTTTATCTTTAGCAATCGTGCCGCCTACGCCAAGTCCTGCTCCGATAACAATAAAGATAAGGGGTACAATAATTCTTTTAATTTTCATTACTACGGGTTCCTCCTCTGAATTCTGGATGGCAGCGTCTTCGAAATTCTGCAATCCTTTCGATGAGCTCATCAATGGATTCTTTGACGACGTATTTCTTTTCAGTGGTCAGTGTAATGACCGTGTCGGGAGTAGCCTCCGCCGTCTCAATCAAGTCGGGGTTTATTGTAAATTCTTTGTTGTTCAGTCTTGTCAAATAAATCACATCAATCCTCCTGTCATTTCCAGCCTCTGAGGTTCTGGGCAATTTCATCAATCTCAGATTGTTCTTTTTTTAATTTTATCATATAAAAAAGTCTTATTTTTTTTTCTTTAAGCCTTTTGTATTTTTCTGTTTTAATTCGGCATTCCAGCAGCTTTTCCCTTTGTTTTTCGACCCGAATATTTTGTTCTTCGACTTCTTTTTCTCGCTTCAGCAAAATATTCTTTTGATCATAACAGTATCTTTGCCAGAGGTTCAGTGTCTGCGGCTCTTCAAGACAAGCTATTTTTTGTTTCTCGAAGGCCTTGTTCAAAAGCTGCGTTTGGAGATCCCTTTGTTCAGTCAAGTTGTGCAGCGTTCTGAGCTCCTGCGCCAGTAACCCCTGCTCGATGTCCATCTCCTGCTCGGCAAGCCGCAGAGAAGCCTCCAAACGGAATTTGAAAGGCATCACTTATCGCCCTCTTCAAAAACATTTTTCATGAAGCTCAGCATTTCGGCAAAACAGCATTTTTCATCCGTATTCTGACAGACGAAAGCGCATATTTTTTCATGATACTTGATAGCCTGGTCAATCCGACTGCTGCTTCCCGCCACATAGGCACCGATGTCAATCAAGTCCTTGGCTTCGTGGTAGACTGCGAGATGCTCCCGGATTTTCCCGGCGAGTTCCCTGACCTGCGGATCCGCAACATCGCTCATTAAGCGGCTGATGGATTGCAGGATGTCGATGGACGGATAATGGTTTTTCGACGCCAGTTCCCTGGTCAGAACAATATGGCCGTCCAGTATTCCCCTTACAGCATCCGCAATCGGTTCATTATGGTCATCACCGTCAACAAGGACGGTATAGATCCCTGTAATACTGCCTTTTTCGGATAGACCAACCCTTTCCAACAGTTTTGGCAGCATGGCAAATACCGACGGAGGATATCCCCTGGTTGCCGGAGGTTCTCCGACTGTTAAGCCTATCTCCCGCTGGGCCATCGCGAAACGGGTCACGGAGTCCATCATGAACAGCACATTTTTACCTTTGTCGCGGAAATATTCGGCGACCGCAGTTGCCGTGAAGGCGGCTTTCATTCTGACGAGAGCAGGTTGGTCGGATGTCGCGACAACGATCACAGACCGGGATAGACCCTCTTCTCCAAGGTCTTTCTCCATAAAATCCCGTAATTCCCGTCCGCGTTCCCCAACGAGCGCAATCACGTTCACATTGGCTTCCGAATTCCGGGCCATCATCCCCAAAAGGGTGCTTTTACCGACACCTGATCCGGCAAATATCCCCATTCTCTGGCCTCTGCCCATTGTCAGCAGCCCGTCGATGCCTCTAACCCCAACGTTAAGAGGCTCACGAATACGCGGTCTGAACAGCGCACTGGGTGGCTTATTATGAAGCGGGTACGATTGATCCGTATTCAAAGGTCTGCCATCAAGCGGCTGACCAAGTCCGTCAAGGATTCTGCCCAGCAATTCAGGCCCGACTTTGACATTCAGCGTTTCATCCTGGGGGATCACCTTATCGCCCGGGGCTACACCTTCCAACTCCCCGAGAGGCATAAGCAGTGTTTTTGTTCCTCTGAAGCCAGCGACCTCAGCAGGGATCGCTTTGGAGTTCGAAGCCATAATATGGCAGTATTTTCCGACGCTGGCCCTCGGGCCATCCGCTTCAACCAAAAGGCCGCTGATTCTAGAGACTAATCCCCGGGCCGAAATAGGCTCGTATTGTTCAATTTTCTGGGCAAGCGCCTTCCAGTCGGCCATACTTCAACTCCTCCTTGAGGTATTTCTCTATCTTTTCCAGCTGCAGTTCGATCCGGGCATCAAATATTCCCTCGGAACATTCTAAAAATGCATCTCCGGCCTTGAGCGTTTCATCGACAATGACCGGATAACCAGGTTTGTACTCAGCCGGGAGATCTTTATACCAATCCCAATCTTTACTGGACAGGTGAATTTTTATGCTCTGTTTGTCACTGGGCAGCAGGGTAAGATTCTTGATGATGCCCAAAAGAATTTCAGGATCGATGTCCAATGAGGTATGAATAATTCTGCTGCAAATCTTCAGGCAAAGGTCTGCCAGTTCCCTATCTGCTTTATTGAATTCATCCGCCAGGATCTTTTGGGCCATCTCCAGATAGTTTCTGGCCTGCTGGGTAATCACGTCGGCCTGAGACTGAGCTTCTTCAAGCCCCTTATTATAACCTTCCGTGAAAGCGACAGGTGCAATCTCGCTTTTGACTTTTTCCTGATACTCGACGGTTAAGGCTTCGCTTTCCTTCCGAGCATTTTCAATGATTTCAGCTGATGTTTTTTGGGCTTCGGCAATCAGCTCATCGGCTTCAGCCCTAGCTTTAGCCAGGATATCGGAAACCTCCGGTCCCCAGTCTTCCTCTGCAACCGAAGCCGTTTCAGTCACACACTGCTCCATGACCGTACGGTCCTCAGTAACGGACAGCACGGCCAAGGCAGACGAAGTATCGTAAACATTCGTCCTATTTCTGTATTTTTCCGGATCCGGTGACTCCAGAATACGCGGAGAAGTAATTTCAATGACTTTGCTCTTCAGAACTGAGGTTTTAGTAGATAATTTCATCTGCACCACCTCTGGAGATCACAATTGCTCCAGCTTCTTCCAGCTTACGAATTACTTTGACAATCTTCTGCTGGGCCTCTTCAACTTCACGCAGCCGAACGGGGCCCATAAACTGCATATCTTCCTTCAGCATACCGGCAGATCTGCTGGACATATTCGTGAGAATCTTCTGCGTGACATCTTCGTTGGAACCTTTCAGGGCCAAGGCAAGGTCCTTGGTTTCAACTTCACGCAGCACCAGCTGAACAGAACGATCGTCAAGCAGGATGACATCATCAAATACAAACATCTGCCGCTTAATCTGTTCGGCGAGATCCGGATCATCCATTTCCAGAACATCCATGACGGTTTTTAACGTACCAGGATCTGCCCTGTTAAGCATATCAACGACAGACTGCATCCCGCCTGAAGATGTATAATCGGTCGGGGCAAGATTGGAGATTTTGTTTTCAAGGACCTTCTCAATTTCTTTCAGCACTTCCGGGCTTGTTCTTCCCATCAGGGCAATCCTTTTTGTGACTTCAGCCTGCAGATCCTGAGGCAGACTCGCTAAAATCGTAGCCGCTTTGTCCGGCGGAAGGTGAGTCATAATTAAAGAAATTGTTTGCGGATGCTCGCCTTGGATAAAAGAAAACAGCTGTTTGGGATCCGTGCGGCGGACAATGTCAAACGGACGCATCTTCAAAGAAGAGGACAAGCGTCCAATAATATCAAACGCTCTTTGCTGTCCCAAAGCCCTTTCTAATACATCCCTGGCATATTCAATGCCGCCTTGTGCAATGTAATTGCTGGCCAGACACATTTTATGAAATTCATCAATAACCGAGTCTCTCTGTTCCTCAGACACCTTGCGCATATTGGACATTTCCAGCGTAAGTTGTTCGATCTCCGGCTCCGAAAGAAATTTAATGATCTCCGAAGATCTTTCCGGACCCAAGGTAATCAGTAGTACTGCTGCTTTTTGTAATCCCGTAAAAATCCCGCTGCTCATCCTTATTGCTCCTCAGTCAGCCAAGTTTTGACTAATCTTGCCACTTCATCCGGATTTTCCACCGTATATTTTTCGACTTCTTGACGGATCTTCTCTTTTTCGATTTCTTCCGTAGTTTTGGCTTTCTTCCGTGCAAGTTTCAAGTCGGCTTGACGTTCGGCCTCAATCTGCGACGCCAGGATCTGCTCAGCTTCCTGCAGCGTGACAAATCTCGATCCATCCGCC comes from the Dehalobacter sp. genome and includes:
- the fliM gene encoding flagellar motor switch protein FliM, translating into MGEVLSQAEIDALLNALSDGSVDEETIKMSSPHKIKVYDFKRPNKFSKGQLNSLLNIHENFCRSLATFLAGNMHTAVDAKVLSTEQVTYDEFIRSLPYPTILGIFSMPPLEGNGLLELSPSLAFILVDRLLGGHGMEPAKNRDLTEIERKIIVSRLSKIVQLMGEAWAEIFEGNPQLINVETNSQFTQIVASNEMVVVVTMEVKIEEQSGMINVCLPYIVMKPILEKLNNLLLFSSGGKVISPEERELIRQKIEWARVPMKAIIGKAQITIQDLINLERGDVIPLNQGIKDPLAVYVGEYIKFRGMPGLFGNRMAVQITDVIKKGGNEDG
- a CDS encoding flagellar basal body-associated FliL family protein, giving the protein MKIKRIIVPLIFIVIGAGLGVGGTIAKDKIFPGSSSGTAQVEKVTEEVGPLIEMKDEFMINLDGGGMVKTNIVLEGVNKKSQEKITAKEIFLRDRIISVIGSKGIDDIRTNEGREKLKEELLTELNNVCGDQVKEVLFKNFIYD
- a CDS encoding flagellar FlbD family protein translates to MIYLTRLNNKEFTINPDLIETAEATPDTVITLTTEKKYVVKESIDELIERIAEFRRRCHPEFRGGTRSNEN
- a CDS encoding flagellar export protein FliJ, whose amino-acid sequence is MPFKFRLEASLRLAEQEMDIEQGLLAQELRTLHNLTEQRDLQTQLLNKAFEKQKIACLEEPQTLNLWQRYCYDQKNILLKREKEVEEQNIRVEKQREKLLECRIKTEKYKRLKEKKIRLFYMIKLKKEQSEIDEIAQNLRGWK
- the fliI gene encoding flagellar protein export ATPase FliI, which codes for MADWKALAQKIEQYEPISARGLVSRISGLLVEADGPRASVGKYCHIMASNSKAIPAEVAGFRGTKTLLMPLGELEGVAPGDKVIPQDETLNVKVGPELLGRILDGLGQPLDGRPLNTDQSYPLHNKPPSALFRPRIREPLNVGVRGIDGLLTMGRGQRMGIFAGSGVGKSTLLGMMARNSEANVNVIALVGERGRELRDFMEKDLGEEGLSRSVIVVATSDQPALVRMKAAFTATAVAEYFRDKGKNVLFMMDSVTRFAMAQREIGLTVGEPPATRGYPPSVFAMLPKLLERVGLSEKGSITGIYTVLVDGDDHNEPIADAVRGILDGHIVLTRELASKNHYPSIDILQSISRLMSDVADPQVRELAGKIREHLAVYHEAKDLIDIGAYVAGSSSRIDQAIKYHEKICAFVCQNTDEKCCFAEMLSFMKNVFEEGDK
- a CDS encoding FliH/SctL family protein — its product is MKLSTKTSVLKSKVIEITSPRILESPDPEKYRNRTNVYDTSSALAVLSVTEDRTVMEQCVTETASVAEEDWGPEVSDILAKARAEADELIAEAQKTSAEIIENARKESEALTVEYQEKVKSEIAPVAFTEGYNKGLEEAQSQADVITQQARNYLEMAQKILADEFNKADRELADLCLKICSRIIHTSLDIDPEILLGIIKNLTLLPSDKQSIKIHLSSKDWDWYKDLPAEYKPGYPVIVDETLKAGDAFLECSEGIFDARIELQLEKIEKYLKEELKYGRLEGACPEN
- the fliG gene encoding flagellar motor switch protein FliG encodes the protein MSSGIFTGLQKAAVLLITLGPERSSEIIKFLSEPEIEQLTLEMSNMRKVSEEQRDSVIDEFHKMCLASNYIAQGGIEYARDVLERALGQQRAFDIIGRLSSSLKMRPFDIVRRTDPKQLFSFIQGEHPQTISLIMTHLPPDKAATILASLPQDLQAEVTKRIALMGRTSPEVLKEIEKVLENKISNLAPTDYTSSGGMQSVVDMLNRADPGTLKTVMDVLEMDDPDLAEQIKRQMFVFDDVILLDDRSVQLVLREVETKDLALALKGSNEDVTQKILTNMSSRSAGMLKEDMQFMGPVRLREVEEAQQKIVKVIRKLEEAGAIVISRGGADEIIY